CGGTTGGGTCCATAACGAAAAAACAGGAGAGATTAAGATGTACTATGGGGCGGCGGATACATGTATTGCCATGGCAACTACCAATATAAAGGATTTGCTGGAATATATCAAAAGATGCCCCGAACCTAAAATGAATTAAAAAAGACAGACAATGCTATGCGGAAGCTGGTAGCTTTATTACAGGTTGATAAAAAGTGAGCCAAAAAGCCTGCAGAAAAAAGAATCCGAGAATTCTGCTCATTTTGAGTAGTTTCTTCGGATTCTTTTTTGGTTTAATATAAATAAATGTTGTAACACAGGTCATACTATCTGGAAAATATAAAATTTAAGATAGTCCGTCTCAGGAACATTCCACAGGATAGGATGGTCTGGCGCTTGTTGACGGGCTTCAATCTGTCTGAGGGATACGGCTGCATCCTGTGCGGCGCTTGCCAGCATTTTGCGGAACAATTCATCCGTCATGAAGTGGCTGCAGCTGCAGGTAGCGAGATACCCTCCCCGAGGCAGTAGTTTCATGGCTTTTAAATTGATCTCCTTATATCCTCTGGCAGCAGACTGCACTGTTTTGCGTGATTTGGTGAAGGCAGGAGGATCAAGGATGATAAAGTCATAGTCCTTACATTTTTGATCTGCCAGTTTCGTCAGCAGATCAAACACATCTTCACATAGAAAATCCATTTTTCCATCCAATCCATTGCGTACAGCATTTGCTTTTGCCATTTCAATGGCTGATTCAGAGATATCTACTGAGGTCACATGCTCTGCTCCACCCAATGCTGCATTAAGACCGAAGGAACCGGTATGGGTAAAGCAGTCCAGCACCCTCTTGTCTTTGGAAATTCGGGCTACTGCGGCACGGTTATATTTTTGGTCAAGGAAAAAGCCGGTTTTTTGACCGTTTTCTACATCTACCAAATATTTTACACTGTTTTCGCATATTTCTGTCACGGCAGATTCCGGTACAGGGATACCATCGGATTGATACCAACCTTTATATTGTGGCAAGCCTTCTTTTGCACGCAGGGCAATATCATTGCGCTCATAAATACCGCTGATTGATTCGCCCATTTCAGTAAGTACATCCCATAGAGCCCGGTAAATCATTTCTTTGACAAATTCCATGCCAAGACTGGTAATTTGTACGGACAGAATACTGCCATAACGGTCCACTGTCAGTCCAGGCATCTGATCGGCTTCACCATGAATCAGGCGGCAACAAGAAAAGTCTATGCCGGGCATGACGGTTTTTCGGTAACGAACGGCATATTCCACACGGCGGCGCCAAAAGCGAATATCAAATACATCGTTGGCGTTGCGTGAAATAAGTCGAACGGTAATCTTACTGGCATTATTATAAAAACCCGTACCCATAAAAGCGTTT
The nucleotide sequence above comes from Defluviitalea raffinosedens. Encoded proteins:
- a CDS encoding class I SAM-dependent rRNA methyltransferase; translation: MKQERQYPKVMISPKAKRSIQNGHPWIYGEEILKTEGVPQNGELVDVFAGNAFMGTGFYNNASKITVRLISRNANDVFDIRFWRRRVEYAVRYRKTVMPGIDFSCCRLIHGEADQMPGLTVDRYGSILSVQITSLGMEFVKEMIYRALWDVLTEMGESISGIYERNDIALRAKEGLPQYKGWYQSDGIPVPESAVTEICENSVKYLVDVENGQKTGFFLDQKYNRAAVARISKDKRVLDCFTHTGSFGLNAALGGAEHVTSVDISESAIEMAKANAVRNGLDGKMDFLCEDVFDLLTKLADQKCKDYDFIILDPPAFTKSRKTVQSAARGYKEINLKAMKLLPRGGYLATCSCSHFMTDELFRKMLASAAQDAAVSLRQIEARQQAPDHPILWNVPETDYLKFYIFQIV